GCGTCGACCGAATCCTCAAGTATGCCTTCGACCTTGCGCAGAGCCGACCCAAGCGGCACCTCACCTCGGCCACGAAGAGCAACGGCATCTCGATCTCCATGCCGTACTGGGACGAACGCGTACAGGAGATGGCCGCCCACTGCCCGGACGTCGACGTCGACAAGTATCACATCGACATCCTCACGGCGAACTTCGTCATGCATCCCGACTGGTTCGACGTCGTCGTCGCGTCGAATCTGTTCGGCGACATCCTGTCTGATCTCGGACCGGCGTGCACCGGGACGATCGGCATCGCACCAAGTGCCAACATCAACCCAGAACGCTTGTTTCCCAGCCTGTTCGAACCCGTGCACGGTTCCGCCCCCGACATCGCCGGTAAGGGGTGGCCAATCCCATCGGCCAAATCTGGTGCGCCTCCATGATGTTGGAGCACCTCGGCGAGCCCGACGCGGCCGCCGCGGTGCTCGCGGCGATCGAGACGGTCCTGGCCAAGGGCGGGGATACCCTCACCCCGGACATGGGTGGATCGGCTGGAACCGACACCCTTGGCAAGGCCGTCGCCGACGCCGTGGCGGCCTCGTGAGTGGCCGCAGCATGTTTCACTCAGTCGCGCGACGGGCGACGTTGTAGAAGCGAGTCTCCTGGTATTCCTCGAGCCCCTCGGCGCTCCCCTCCCGGCCCATACCGCTGTGTTTCATCCCGCCGAACGGTGCGGCCGCGCTGGAGGGCACACCTTGGTTGATCCCCACCAGTCCGGTGTGCAGCGCGTCGGCGACATTGAGCGCGCGATCCAGGTTCTCCGTGAAGACGTAGCCGGCGAGGCCATAGACAGTGTCGTTGGCCCGGGCGATGGCTTCGGCTTGAGTCGTGAAGCGCTGGACTGCCGCGATGGGACCGAAGATCTCGGTGTTGGCGATCTCAGCGGTGACCGGCACGTGATCGAGAAGGGTCGCTTCGAAGAAGTGACCTCTGCCTTCAATAGCCTTACCGCCGGCGCGCACGGTCGCGCCGTTGCCGACAGCGTCGTCGACGAGCTTCTGCATGTTCGCCACCGCACGGTCGTCGATCAGCGGGCCAAGGTCGACGTCGTTGGCGAGGCCATCGCCGACGCGTGCGGCCGCCAGTTTCTCGGCCAGACCCTCGACGAATGCCTCCGCGATACCTTCCTGGACGAAGATGCGGTTCGCGGCGATGCATGACTGACCCCCATTGCGCATCTTCGCCGCGAAAGCTCCATTGACGGCGCGTTCGAGATCTGCGTCGTCGAAGACGATCAGCGGTGCGTCGCCGCCGAGTTCCATGGAGGAACGCAAGACGTTGTCCGCGGCGAGCCGTAGCAGGACCTTGCCGACACCGGTGGAGCCGGTGAAGGACACCTTCCGCACCCGGGCGTCGGTGAGGACCGCTTCGCTGAATGCGGACGCATCAGTAGTTGTGACGACTTGGACGAGTTCGTCGGGAACCCCGGCTCGTCGCGCAAGGTCGACAGCGAAGAATGTGGCCAGCGGCGTCAGCGTCGCGGGTTTGATGACCGCGGGGCATCCAGCCGCCAAAGCCGGTGCAATCTTACGTGTCGCCATGGCGAGCGGAAAGTTCCACGGCGTGATCAGAACTGAGAGCCCGACAGGAGCGCGGCGGGTCAGCAACGTGCCACCGCCCGTTGGTAGGTCCCGGACATTTCCGCCCGGGCGCACGGCCTCCTCGGCGTACCAACGGACGAAGTCGCTGCCGTAGGTCACTTCTGCGCGGGATT
The sequence above is drawn from the Mycolicibacterium neoaurum VKM Ac-1815D genome and encodes:
- a CDS encoding NAD-dependent succinate-semialdehyde dehydrogenase, translating into MSPELTAESSVPIADPQRAAAADAVVAALTLPKSARNADVFNPATGDFVAAVPDIDVDGALRAVAEADAAGREWAARTPRERADVLRRWYDLLVEHADQLALLITREMGKPLAESRAEVTYGSDFVRWYAEEAVRPGGNVRDLPTGGGTLLTRRAPVGLSVLITPWNFPLAMATRKIAPALAAGCPAVIKPATLTPLATFFAVDLARRAGVPDELVQVVTTTDASAFSEAVLTDARVRKVSFTGSTGVGKVLLRLAADNVLRSSMELGGDAPLIVFDDADLERAVNGAFAAKMRNGGQSCIAANRIFVQEGIAEAFVEGLAEKLAAARVGDGLANDVDLGPLIDDRAVANMQKLVDDAVGNGATVRAGGKAIEGRGHFFEATLLDHVPVTAEIANTEIFGPIAAVQRFTTQAEAIARANDTVYGLAGYVFTENLDRALNVADALHTGLVGINQGVPSSAAAPFGGMKHSGMGREGSAEGLEEYQETRFYNVARRATE